The following proteins come from a genomic window of Rattus norvegicus strain BN/NHsdMcwi chromosome 8, GRCr8, whole genome shotgun sequence:
- the Olr1214 gene encoding olfactory receptor Olr1214 produces the protein MALGNVSSVKEFILLGLTQEPELQLPLFFLFLGIYVVSVVGNLGLIVLIVLNPHLHTPMYYFLFNLSFVDFCYSSVITPKMLVGFVKQNIISHAECMTQLFFFCFFVIDECYILTAMAYDRYAAICKPLLYQVTMSHQVCLLMTVGVCVMGLVGALAHIVCMLRLTFCDGNIINHYMCDIPPLLKLSCTSTSINELVVFIVVGVNVIVPTLTIFISYTLILSNILSIHSAEGRSKAFSTCGSHVIAVSLFFGAAAFMYLKPPSASVDDEDKLSTIFYTIVGPMLNPFIYSIRNKDVHVALRKTLRKSIFT, from the coding sequence ATGGCTTTAGGGAATGTCTCTTCAGTGAAAGAATTCATCCTGCTGGGCTTGACACAAGAGCCAGAGCTCCAGttgcctctcttcttcctcttcttgggaATCTATGTGGTCTCTGTGGTGGGGAACCTGGGCTTGATTGTTCTGATTGTTTTGAATCCTCACctgcacacccccatgtactactttctttttaatctttcttttgttGATTTCTGCTACTCCTCTGTCATAACCCCCAAAATGCTGGTGGGTTTTGTGAAGCAGAACATAATCTCTCATGCTGAATGCATGACTcagctctttttcttctgcttctttgttATTGATGAATGCTACATTTTGACAGCAATGGCCTATGACAGATATGCTGCTATCTGTAAGCCCTTGCTTTATCAGGTCACCATGTCTCATCAGGTCTGCCTCTTGATGAcagtgggggtgtgtgtgatggGGCTTGTGGGTGCCTTAGCCCACATAGTTTGCATGTTGAGACTCACCTTCTGTGATGGCAACATCATCAATCACTACATGTGTGACATACCCCCTCTCCTGAAACTCTCCTGCACAAGTACTTCAATCAATGAGCTGGTGGTTTTCATTGTTGTGGGTGTCAATGTGATAGTTCCCACCCTGACTATCTTTATTTCTTACACCTTGATCCTTTCCAACATCCTCAGCATCCATTCTGCAGAAGGTAGGTCAAAAGCCTTCAGTACGTGTGGCTCCCATGTCatagctgtttctcttttctttggagcTGCAGCGTTCATGTATCTTAAGCCTCCTAGTGCATCTGTGGATGATGAAGATAAATTATCAACCATTTTTTATACCATTGTGGGCCCGATGTTGAATCCTTTTATCTATAGTATAAGGAATAAGGATGTCCACGTTGCATTGAGAAAAACTTTGAGGAAAAGCATTTTTACCTGA
- the Or8b101 gene encoding olfactory receptor Olr1213, with protein MTLGRMTFSNDSSVKEFVLLGLTQQPELQPPLFFLFLGIYVVSRVGNLGLIVLIVLNPHLHTPMYYFLFTLSFIDFCYSTVITPRMLVGFVKQNIISHAECMTQLFFFCFFVIDECYILTAMAYDRYAAICKPLLYQVTMSHQVCHLMMVGVYVMGLVGAMAHTGSMLTLTFCDGNIINHYMCDIPPLQKLSCTSTSTNELVVFIVVGVNVIIPSLTVFISYTLILSNILSIRSAEGRSKAFSTCGSHVIAVSLFYGASAFMYLKPSSASVDDDKVSTIFYTIVGPMLNPFIYSLRNKDVHIALRKTLKKSIFI; from the coding sequence ATGACTTTGGGAAGAATGACCTTCAGCAACGACTCTTCTGTGAAGGAGTTTGTTCTGCTGGGCTTAACACAGCAGCCAGAGCTCCAGCcgcctctcttcttcctcttcttgggaATCTATGTGGTCTCCAGGGTAGGGAACCTGGGCTTGATTGTTCTGATTGTTTTGAATCCTCACctgcacacccccatgtactaCTTTCTCTTTACTCTTTCCTTTATTGATTTTTGCTACTCCACTGTCATAACCCCCAGAATGCTGGTGGGTTTTGTGAAGCAGAACATCATCTCTCATGCTGAGTGCATGACTcagctctttttcttctgcttctttgttATTGATGAATGCTACATTTTGACAGCAATGGCCTATGACAGATATGCTGCCATCTGTAAGCCCCTGCTTTACCAGGTCACCATGTCCCATCAGGTGTGCCATTTGATGATGGTGGGAGTGTATGTGATGGGGCTTGTGGGCGCCATGGCCCATACTGGTAGCATGCTAACCCTGACCTTCTGTGACGGAAACATCATCAACCACTACATGTGTGACATACCTCCTCTCCAGAAGCTCTCTTGCACAAGCACCTCCACCAATGAACTGGTGGTTTTCATTGTTGTGGGTGTCAATGTAATAATACCCAGCctgactgtttttatttcttacacCTTGATTCTTTCCAACATCCTTAGCATTCGTTCTGCAGAAGGTAGATCAAAAGCATTTAGTACATGTGGCTCCCATGTCatagctgtttctcttttctatggAGCTTCAGCGTTCATGTATCTTAAACCTTCTAGTGCATCTGTCGATGATGATAAAGTATCCACCATATTTTATACCATTGTGGGCCCCATGTTGAATCCTTTCATCTACAGTTTAAGGAATAAGGATGTCCACATTGCACTGAGAAAAACCTTGAAGAAAAGCATCTTTATCTAA